The following are encoded in a window of Sulfitobacter sp. S190 genomic DNA:
- a CDS encoding DUF302 domain-containing protein → MAQSAFAEMVEKTSPHSVDVTIDRLAAAVEGAGATVFARVDHAAGAAKVDMELRPTQLLIFGNPKLGTPAMLDGQTAGLDLPLRVLAYADAEGVVHVAYHDPATLAQTHGLPADAKYIAMMTGALDKLTSKAVAEE, encoded by the coding sequence ATGGCCCAATCCGCATTCGCAGAAATGGTCGAGAAGACCAGCCCTCATTCGGTCGACGTGACGATAGACCGGCTCGCCGCCGCCGTGGAAGGTGCCGGGGCGACCGTGTTTGCACGGGTCGATCACGCGGCCGGTGCCGCCAAGGTCGATATGGAGCTGCGCCCGACGCAACTGCTGATCTTTGGCAACCCCAAGCTGGGTACACCCGCGATGCTCGACGGCCAGACGGCGGGGCTTGACCTGCCGCTGCGCGTTCTGGCCTACGCAGATGCGGAAGGTGTCGTGCACGTGGCGTATCACGATCCGGCGACACTGGCGCAGACCCACGGGTTGCCTGCGGATGCCAAGTATATCGCCATGATGACCGGTGCGCTGGACAAACTCACCAGCAAGGCCGTCGCCGAAGAGTGA
- a CDS encoding LysM peptidoglycan-binding domain-containing protein gives MSKVLAALGGNTGAVLAGGVVACAVIAGAYIALNDPALTPPPDRNAAAPETPAPRTNAPKTPAPVATQTEDSEPTTQTAEDPAPQPSFPSFDEVRREEDGTTVIAGRAEAGSTVRILVDGEQVAETQADGQGGFAALATLPASPQPQVVTLSAQPLDADTAIVSSDEIILTPRPAVDVAATAAPDMPAPVPTQNAPVTAEAAPRPAAPSEGVQTADATAPQLDRPDADDTAEQVAVLQSDAQGVRLLNTPSPEVMTNVAIDTIGYSDVGDVQLAGRAQDEAVQVRVYLDNASVITLPVGADGRWQGDLPDVDEGIYTLRVDEVTPDGRISSRVETPFKRESAQTLAQASLSSTGPIKAITVQKGATLWAIARDRYGDGTLFVRVFDANSDAIRDPDLIYPGQVFDLPD, from the coding sequence ATGAGCAAAGTGCTGGCCGCATTGGGCGGAAATACAGGTGCCGTTTTGGCAGGCGGCGTGGTGGCCTGCGCAGTAATCGCTGGCGCCTATATCGCGCTCAACGATCCGGCGCTGACGCCACCGCCTGACAGAAATGCGGCCGCACCCGAAACACCAGCCCCCAGAACGAACGCGCCCAAAACACCTGCGCCTGTGGCGACACAAACCGAAGATTCTGAACCGACCACGCAAACAGCCGAAGATCCCGCGCCGCAGCCATCGTTCCCCAGCTTTGACGAGGTACGCCGCGAAGAGGACGGCACGACCGTGATCGCTGGACGTGCGGAAGCCGGCAGCACCGTGCGCATTCTGGTCGATGGCGAGCAGGTGGCCGAAACGCAGGCCGACGGGCAGGGCGGGTTTGCAGCACTCGCCACATTGCCCGCAAGCCCGCAGCCGCAGGTCGTGACCCTGTCCGCACAGCCGCTGGACGCAGACACGGCCATCGTATCTTCGGATGAGATCATTCTCACACCGCGCCCCGCGGTCGACGTCGCGGCCACCGCTGCCCCCGATATGCCGGCGCCTGTGCCGACCCAAAACGCCCCCGTGACTGCCGAGGCGGCGCCGCGGCCGGCGGCACCCTCGGAAGGGGTGCAAACGGCGGACGCGACAGCGCCCCAACTGGACCGGCCCGATGCCGACGACACCGCAGAGCAGGTTGCGGTGCTGCAGTCGGACGCGCAAGGCGTGCGACTGCTGAACACCCCATCGCCCGAGGTGATGACAAATGTGGCGATCGACACGATCGGCTATTCCGACGTGGGCGATGTACAGCTCGCGGGGCGGGCGCAGGACGAGGCGGTGCAGGTCCGCGTGTATCTCGACAATGCATCGGTGATTACATTGCCCGTGGGCGCGGACGGCCGGTGGCAGGGCGATCTGCCCGACGTGGACGAGGGCATCTATACGCTGCGCGTGGACGAGGTCACCCCCGACGGACGGATCAGCAGCCGAGTCGAGACACCGTTCAAACGCGAATCCGCGCAAACGCTGGCGCAGGCGAGCCTGTCGTCGACGGGGCCGATCAAGGCCATCACGGTTCAGAAAGGCGCGACGCTCTGGGCCATCGCACGTGATCGATACGGGGACGGAACCCTGTTCGTGCGGGTGTTCGATGCCAATTCGGACGCCATACGCGACCCCGACCTGATCTATCCCGGTCAGGTTTTCGATTTGCCGGACTGA
- a CDS encoding ABC transporter ATP-binding protein/permease, with amino-acid sequence MSPNNARTSATDAASQTETSPQAAEDDAVAKERQSALLVLRKVAPYLWPKAPEMGWVRQRVVWAMLALVLSKAVSVITPLFYRDATDVLAGEGVPMVALGAIGLTVAYGLARLMNVGFQQLRDAIFTRVGQRALRTLALETFEHIHKLSMRYHITRKTGGLSRIIERGVKGVEFLLRFLLFNIGPLILELLLIGIILTILFDVTYLLVVAATIGLYIWFTFTVSEWRVKLRRVMNDQDTDANQKAIDSLLNYETVKYFGAEAREAHRYDMAMAGYEEAAIKTNYSLAFLNFGQSVIITAGLVGVMVMAAIGVQNGDLTVGDFVMVNAYMIQITVPLNFLGTVYREIRQALVDMGEMFDLLEQPAEISDKPDAAALKVDGGRVTLDNVRFGYNPDREILKGVSIEAKPGEMVAIVGSTGSGKSTVGRLLFRFYDVQSGSLRIDGQDVRDVTQRSLHDNIGVVPQDTVLFNDTIGYNIAYGRDGATQADVEDAARAAQIHDFITRLPDGYDTTVGERGLKLSGGEKQRVGIARTLLKNPPILLLDEATSALDSETEHEIQDALRQAGRGRTVLTIAHRLSTVAEADRIVVLEQGEVVEQGTHDELLAREGRYAQLWQRQQNEE; translated from the coding sequence ATGTCGCCAAACAACGCCCGAACGTCTGCTACAGACGCTGCATCGCAGACCGAAACATCCCCCCAAGCCGCCGAAGATGACGCCGTCGCCAAGGAGCGGCAGTCCGCCCTTTTGGTGCTGCGCAAGGTGGCGCCCTATCTCTGGCCCAAGGCGCCGGAGATGGGATGGGTGCGCCAGCGGGTCGTCTGGGCGATGCTTGCGCTTGTCCTGTCCAAGGCGGTGTCGGTCATCACGCCGCTGTTCTACCGCGACGCGACGGATGTGCTGGCGGGCGAGGGCGTGCCGATGGTTGCGCTGGGTGCAATCGGCCTGACCGTGGCCTACGGTCTCGCGCGTCTGATGAACGTGGGGTTCCAACAGCTGCGGGACGCGATCTTTACCCGCGTGGGGCAGCGCGCGCTGCGTACCCTCGCGCTCGAGACATTCGAGCATATCCACAAACTCTCCATGCGCTATCATATCACCCGCAAGACGGGCGGGCTGAGCCGGATCATCGAAAGAGGCGTCAAGGGCGTCGAATTCCTGCTGCGCTTCTTGCTGTTCAACATCGGGCCGCTCATCCTTGAATTGCTGCTGATCGGGATCATCCTGACGATCCTGTTCGATGTGACCTACCTGCTGGTGGTTGCGGCCACGATCGGGCTTTATATCTGGTTCACCTTCACGGTCAGCGAATGGCGCGTGAAGCTGCGCCGGGTGATGAACGATCAGGATACCGATGCCAACCAGAAGGCAATCGACAGCCTTCTGAACTACGAAACGGTGAAGTATTTCGGAGCCGAGGCCCGCGAGGCGCATCGCTATGACATGGCAATGGCAGGCTACGAAGAGGCGGCGATCAAGACGAATTACTCGCTCGCGTTCCTGAACTTCGGACAATCGGTTATCATCACTGCGGGATTGGTCGGCGTGATGGTCATGGCGGCCATCGGGGTGCAAAACGGTGACCTGACGGTGGGTGATTTCGTCATGGTCAACGCGTATATGATCCAGATCACCGTGCCGTTGAACTTTCTGGGCACCGTGTACCGCGAAATCCGTCAGGCGCTTGTCGACATGGGCGAGATGTTCGACCTGTTGGAGCAGCCGGCGGAAATTTCGGACAAGCCGGATGCGGCTGCGTTGAAAGTTGATGGGGGGCGCGTCACGCTCGACAATGTGCGCTTTGGCTACAATCCGGACCGCGAAATCCTCAAGGGTGTGAGCATCGAGGCCAAACCCGGTGAAATGGTCGCCATCGTGGGCTCCACCGGATCGGGCAAGTCCACCGTCGGGCGTCTGCTGTTTCGCTTCTACGATGTGCAGTCGGGCAGTCTGCGGATTGACGGGCAGGATGTCCGCGACGTGACACAGCGCTCCTTGCACGACAATATAGGCGTGGTGCCGCAGGACACCGTCCTGTTCAATGATACCATCGGCTATAACATCGCCTATGGCCGTGACGGCGCGACGCAGGCCGATGTGGAAGACGCCGCGCGCGCCGCCCAAATCCACGATTTCATCACGCGGTTGCCCGATGGCTACGACACGACGGTTGGCGAACGGGGCCTGAAACTGTCGGGCGGCGAAAAGCAGCGGGTCGGCATCGCCCGCACGCTGCTCAAGAACCCACCGATCCTGTTGCTGGACGAGGCGACATCGGCGCTCGATTCCGAAACAGAGCACGAGATCCAGGATGCATTGCGCCAGGCGGGGCGGGGACGCACGGTTTTGACCATCGCCCACCGGTTGAGCACCGTCGCCGAAGCGGACCGTATCGTGGTGCTGGAGCAGGGCGAGGTCGTAGAACAGGGCACCCACGACGAGCTGCTGGCGCGCGAAGGACGCTACGCGCAGCTGTGGCAACGCCAGCAGAATGAAGAGTAA